The Spirosoma foliorum genome has a window encoding:
- a CDS encoding DinB family protein — translation MTTELLSQIWQMNQVSSQAPIRKLTLDNYHNRLTPETASAGFIALHMAESMHRMASLLFGREVSIPIQASGGISDKGQLFDLVSIQQTMNDSFAMITKQIQLTSDDQWAEIISSPFGEVPRMQVLVFLMHHNSYHSGQIAQAIKKGQAFSLIS, via the coding sequence ATGACAACTGAACTCTTATCTCAAATCTGGCAAATGAATCAGGTTTCGTCGCAGGCGCCGATTCGGAAACTAACCCTCGATAATTATCACAACCGCTTAACGCCAGAAACGGCTTCGGCAGGTTTTATTGCCTTACACATGGCCGAGTCGATGCACCGGATGGCCAGCTTACTTTTTGGGCGCGAGGTCAGTATTCCCATTCAAGCCAGTGGTGGTATTTCCGACAAAGGCCAACTGTTTGACTTAGTGTCGATTCAACAAACCATGAATGATAGCTTCGCGATGATTACGAAACAGATTCAACTGACTAGCGACGACCAATGGGCTGAAATAATCTCCTCGCCTTTTGGCGAAGTGCCTCGCATGCAGGTATTGGTTTTTCTGATGCATCATAACTCTTATCATTCTGGCCAAATCGCTCAGGCGATCAAAAAAGGGCAAGCGTTTTCCTTGATTAGTTAA
- a CDS encoding MarR family winged helix-turn-helix transcriptional regulator, which yields MNSETYCIAGRLRMLARIITGHYNDAFTQEGVTFAQAGLLMHIFPQPGVRQAVLSKRLQIEKSAMSRDVQLLQKKGWLTDDLRHGLFLTEEGRLLAKRCHKIWKALNLQVHDTLGLDAVQGLSIFSDKVIALQK from the coding sequence ATGAACTCCGAAACCTACTGCATTGCGGGTCGCTTGCGAATGTTAGCCAGGATTATAACCGGCCACTACAACGATGCCTTCACGCAAGAGGGAGTTACGTTCGCGCAGGCGGGTTTACTGATGCACATTTTCCCGCAGCCAGGGGTCCGGCAAGCCGTGTTGTCGAAACGATTGCAGATTGAGAAATCGGCAATGAGTCGGGATGTGCAGCTATTACAAAAAAAAGGCTGGCTGACCGACGACCTGCGTCACGGCCTGTTTCTGACCGAAGAGGGACGATTGTTAGCCAAACGATGTCATAAAATCTGGAAAGCACTAAACCTACAAGTTCACGACACACTTGGCCTGGATGCGGTTCAGGGCCTGTCGATTTTTTCTGATAAAGTAATCGCGTTACAAAAATGA
- a CDS encoding bile acid:sodium symporter family protein: MKAETNDRSSYQNLIFTALLIAFVGIAFAFPGLFLNIGDFPLKKLIVPLLQIIMLGMGATMSIKDFEGVIQQPRAVFIGVACHFLIMPLLGYTLANTFSFPPEIAAGVVLIGCSPSGLASNVMCFIAKANVPLSITVTTMSTLLAPLLMPALMKLLAGQFIEISFLKMMIEIMEIVIAPIIVGLILNRIFRKSAVILNRVMPLMSMGGIILIVAVITAAGRDSLLSVGWILVFCVLVHNLCGFMLGYWSARLCGMDEQSCRTIAIEVGLQNAGLASGIAVQLGKVATVGLAPALFGPIMNTNGSLLATYWSQHPVQGVALDETTHEPVNT, translated from the coding sequence ATGAAAGCTGAAACCAACGATCGCTCGTCTTATCAAAATCTTATTTTTACGGCGCTCCTGATTGCATTTGTCGGGATAGCTTTCGCCTTTCCGGGGTTGTTCCTTAACATTGGCGATTTCCCATTGAAGAAGCTAATTGTTCCGTTACTGCAAATCATTATGCTGGGCATGGGAGCCACCATGTCGATTAAAGATTTCGAGGGCGTTATTCAGCAACCACGCGCTGTATTTATCGGCGTAGCCTGCCATTTCCTAATTATGCCGTTGTTAGGCTACACGCTGGCCAATACCTTTAGTTTTCCGCCCGAAATTGCAGCGGGTGTGGTGCTTATCGGTTGCTCACCTAGTGGTTTAGCTTCGAACGTAATGTGTTTCATTGCCAAAGCTAATGTGCCTTTATCCATCACGGTCACAACTATGTCAACGCTGTTAGCGCCTTTGCTGATGCCTGCGCTGATGAAATTACTGGCCGGTCAATTCATCGAAATCTCGTTCCTGAAAATGATGATTGAGATTATGGAGATCGTTATCGCCCCAATTATAGTAGGGCTGATTTTAAACCGTATTTTTCGCAAATCGGCAGTGATACTAAACCGCGTTATGCCTTTAATGTCGATGGGTGGCATTATTCTCATTGTTGCCGTTATCACAGCCGCCGGACGCGACAGTTTATTAAGTGTAGGCTGGATACTCGTGTTTTGCGTATTAGTTCATAATCTCTGTGGGTTTATGCTGGGGTATTGGTCGGCGCGTTTGTGTGGTATGGATGAGCAAAGCTGCCGGACAATAGCTATCGAAGTAGGTCTGCAAAATGCGGGACTGGCTTCGGGTATTGCCGTGCAACTGGGTAAAGTAGCCACGGTAGGTCTCGCCCCTGCCCTCTTTGGCCCTATCATGAACACGAACGGTTCCTTACTAGCCACCTACTGGAGCCAGCACCCGGTACAAGGAGTTGCTTTGGACGAAACAACTCATGAGCCTGTAAATACATAG
- a CDS encoding Ppx/GppA phosphatase family protein, whose translation MKQAIIDLGTNTFHLFIAEIEGNTPKILFRESLPAKIGEAGINKGIITEEGIERALGVLTYFRQVLDQHIIDPEKVVALGTSAIRVARNQQEFIDRVQQKTGIQIRVISGDQEAAYIYQGIRAAGALDDSTALVIDIGGGSVEFILGNQNRVFWKQSFEIGGQRLRERFMSSDPISSGSIRRLHDYFQEQLLPLANAIHQYQPAVLVGSSGSFDTLVDMWYMHSKGHLPDPNQAAFTLPIEEFYRAYELLITKNHAERMEIPGMIELRVDMIVVAVCLIDYVLRTYGISQIRTSTYSLKEGVFASLR comes from the coding sequence ATGAAACAAGCCATTATTGACTTAGGCACCAACACGTTCCATCTCTTCATCGCTGAAATAGAAGGCAATACGCCTAAAATCCTATTCCGCGAAAGCCTGCCTGCTAAAATTGGCGAGGCAGGTATCAATAAGGGAATCATTACCGAAGAAGGCATTGAGCGTGCCCTGGGCGTGCTGACCTATTTTCGACAGGTGCTCGATCAACATATTATAGACCCAGAAAAGGTAGTGGCTCTTGGTACAAGCGCCATTCGGGTAGCGCGCAATCAGCAGGAATTTATTGATCGGGTTCAACAAAAAACGGGTATTCAAATTAGGGTCATTTCAGGCGATCAGGAAGCAGCCTATATTTATCAGGGTATCCGGGCGGCTGGTGCGTTAGATGACTCAACGGCTTTAGTCATTGACATTGGTGGCGGCAGCGTCGAATTTATTCTGGGGAATCAAAACCGGGTTTTCTGGAAGCAAAGTTTCGAAATAGGTGGGCAGCGGCTTCGCGAACGATTCATGAGTTCTGACCCCATCAGTTCTGGAAGTATCCGTCGGTTACACGATTATTTTCAGGAACAACTGCTGCCACTCGCTAACGCTATTCATCAGTATCAACCCGCCGTGTTAGTTGGTTCATCAGGTTCGTTCGATACGCTGGTTGATATGTGGTACATGCATTCGAAAGGGCACTTGCCCGATCCCAATCAGGCTGCGTTTACGTTGCCAATCGAGGAGTTTTATCGTGCCTATGAATTACTCATCACGAAAAATCACGCGGAACGAATGGAGATTCCGGGTATGATCGAACTGCGGGTCGATATGATTGTGGTCGCCGTTTGCCTGATTGATTATGTGCTCAGAACGTACGGCATTTCGCAAATACGCACGTCGACCTATTCACTAAAAGAGGGCGTATTTGCTTCGTTGCGTTAA
- the rpsU gene encoding 30S ribosomal protein S21 — MLIINVKDNESIDKALKRFKKKFEKTGVLRQLRSRTAFQKPSVKRRTEIIKATYKERMYGNHTEQ, encoded by the coding sequence ATGCTTATCATTAACGTAAAAGACAACGAGTCGATTGACAAGGCCCTGAAACGCTTCAAAAAGAAGTTCGAAAAGACGGGTGTGTTGCGGCAGTTGCGCTCGCGGACAGCTTTCCAGAAACCATCGGTAAAGCGTCGCACAGAGATTATTAAGGCTACGTACAAAGAAAGAATGTACGGCAACCACACCGAGCAATAG
- a CDS encoding IS110 family transposase: protein MNQPAIYYGVDVSKETLHISYQIGIDANGQPQWAYQTLPNQADSIEQWAAELPANSHLIFEHTGTYSARLAWVLALQNRPFSLLTPNQSKGFAATLKSISKTDRSDAALLARYGQVFQPQPSQLADESLHQLRQQHKHLNDLRISQQAVANQLHALSFDPRASQKVKASLLVLQQSYLTQIALFEEELDQLSQQELQAISERMQRVKGIGPASSQALCTATNGLAGFESAKAVAKFVGIAPSQTQSGSSVRRRGRMARTGLGYVRGLLYMAARSARKYNLGCKALYDRLRAKGKCHKVAMVAVMNKLLHQVFVVVKKNIEFVNGFSLSKQNLA from the coding sequence ATGAACCAACCAGCTATCTATTACGGGGTTGATGTCAGTAAAGAGACCTTACACATCAGCTACCAAATCGGAATCGATGCCAATGGGCAACCCCAATGGGCCTATCAAACCCTGCCCAACCAAGCGGACTCCATTGAGCAATGGGCTGCTGAACTGCCCGCCAATAGCCACCTCATTTTCGAGCATACAGGTACCTATTCGGCTCGATTAGCTTGGGTATTAGCCCTGCAAAATCGCCCCTTTAGCCTCCTTACGCCCAACCAAAGCAAAGGCTTTGCCGCCACTCTGAAGTCTATCAGCAAGACCGACCGGAGCGATGCGGCACTATTGGCGCGCTACGGACAAGTCTTTCAGCCCCAGCCTTCGCAACTGGCCGATGAGTCTCTACATCAGCTTCGCCAACAGCACAAACACCTCAACGACCTGCGAATCAGTCAGCAAGCGGTGGCTAATCAGCTTCATGCGCTGTCGTTCGACCCCCGGGCCAGTCAGAAAGTCAAGGCTAGCCTGCTGGTTCTCCAACAGAGCTACCTGACTCAGATTGCGCTCTTTGAAGAGGAACTGGATCAGCTGAGTCAACAGGAGTTGCAGGCCATTTCGGAGCGGATGCAGCGGGTCAAGGGGATTGGGCCGGCTTCCTCTCAAGCCTTGTGCACGGCCACCAATGGGCTGGCTGGATTCGAGTCAGCCAAAGCGGTAGCTAAGTTCGTGGGCATTGCCCCCAGTCAAACTCAATCGGGCAGTTCGGTTCGTCGGCGTGGTCGGATGGCCCGCACGGGTTTAGGGTATGTACGGGGCCTTTTATACATGGCAGCTCGTTCGGCCCGTAAATACAATTTGGGCTGTAAAGCGCTTTATGATCGGCTACGGGCCAAGGGTAAATGCCACAAAGTGGCGATGGTGGCGGTGATGAATAAGTTGTTGCATCAGGTGTTTGTGGTGGTGAAGAAGAATATTGAATTCGTCAATGGGTTCAGCCTATCCAAACAAAATTTGGCTTAA
- a CDS encoding tyrosine-type recombinase/integrase yields the protein MENQGNPTNSAGQTVCSDFLQHIRYEKRLSHHTLTAYANDLEQFTLFLATECNVDQPERADFRHIRSWIVSLVEADIDKSSVNRKIATLRSFYNFLVRRKVIELDPMTKIQALKASKRLPQYVEEKPMEMLLNDIEFPDTFEGIRDKLVLELLYGTGIRLSELTGLKTADVNLYDKTILVLGKRNKHRIIPLTQPLFELIQQYNQLKEKEFSGQADQTILIVSDKGVPAYPVLIQRIVKKNLALVTTLEKKSPHVLRHSFATHLLNRGADLNAIKDLLGHSSLAATQVYTHTSLEQLKKTYDQAHPKAKK from the coding sequence ATGGAAAACCAGGGCAATCCGACAAATTCCGCAGGGCAAACTGTTTGTTCAGACTTCCTCCAGCATATTCGCTACGAAAAGCGGCTGAGTCATCATACGCTTACGGCTTATGCAAACGACCTGGAGCAGTTCACCTTATTTCTGGCAACGGAATGTAATGTCGACCAGCCTGAACGGGCTGATTTTCGGCACATTCGGTCGTGGATTGTGAGTCTGGTTGAGGCCGACATAGACAAGTCGTCGGTGAATCGGAAGATTGCTACGTTACGGAGTTTCTATAATTTTCTGGTTCGTCGGAAGGTGATCGAGCTTGATCCGATGACGAAAATTCAGGCGCTGAAAGCTAGTAAACGGTTGCCGCAATATGTCGAAGAAAAGCCAATGGAGATGCTGCTCAACGACATCGAATTCCCCGATACGTTTGAAGGCATTCGTGACAAGCTCGTGCTCGAACTACTCTACGGCACGGGTATTCGATTGAGCGAGCTAACGGGTCTGAAAACCGCTGACGTGAACCTCTACGATAAAACGATTCTGGTGCTGGGTAAACGGAACAAACACCGAATTATCCCGCTGACCCAACCCTTGTTTGAGCTTATACAGCAATATAATCAGTTGAAAGAAAAGGAGTTTTCGGGTCAGGCCGATCAAACCATTTTGATTGTCAGTGATAAAGGTGTGCCTGCTTACCCGGTTCTGATTCAGCGAATTGTAAAGAAAAATCTTGCGCTCGTTACCACGCTTGAGAAGAAAAGCCCACACGTATTGCGTCACTCGTTTGCTACGCATCTACTTAATCGGGGCGCTGACCTGAACGCCATTAAAGATTTGCTGGGGCATAGCAGTCTGGCAGCCACTCAGGTTTATACGCATACCAGCCTCGAGCAACTCAAGAAAACCTACGATCAAGCGCATCCGAAGGCAAAAAAATAA
- a CDS encoding methylenetetrahydrofolate reductase codes for MFLEKIKSAESGVLLYGITPPKVGTTPERVAEIAQKTIERLTTLDIDALVVYDVQDESARTKEERPFPFLNALDPLEFASTHLGSLNIPKIIYRPAGKFSPVELSDWLEELHNQNFYPVFVGVPAPDYPVKTSLPEAYEIWSRHQDTSVIGAVTIPERHNLLKDEDARILDKMSSGVSYFISQCIFNLDYAKQVIEDLVISCTEKNISPPTVIFTITACGSAKTLQFMEWLGIHVPDELKEELKKSDDILEKSVKICLDIASELTTFCMERSIPFGFNIESVAIRKAEIEASISIAEGIGQMLKDKGVRKVAKDYEAQVVK; via the coding sequence ATGTTTCTAGAAAAGATCAAATCTGCCGAATCAGGCGTGTTACTTTACGGCATCACTCCACCCAAAGTTGGTACCACACCCGAACGCGTTGCTGAGATTGCCCAAAAAACAATTGAGCGACTGACTACTTTGGATATCGATGCACTTGTGGTGTATGATGTCCAGGATGAGTCGGCCCGAACGAAAGAAGAAAGGCCCTTCCCATTTTTAAATGCGCTTGATCCGCTTGAGTTTGCCTCTACACATCTAGGCTCGTTAAACATTCCGAAAATCATCTATCGTCCTGCCGGAAAATTTTCTCCCGTAGAGCTATCGGATTGGCTGGAAGAGCTACATAACCAGAATTTCTATCCTGTTTTTGTTGGTGTACCAGCACCAGATTATCCGGTAAAAACGAGCCTGCCAGAAGCTTACGAGATCTGGAGCAGACATCAAGACACCTCCGTTATCGGTGCCGTAACCATCCCCGAGCGGCATAACCTGTTGAAGGATGAGGATGCTAGGATACTGGATAAAATGAGTAGTGGTGTATCGTACTTTATTTCACAGTGCATTTTCAATCTTGACTACGCAAAGCAGGTTATCGAAGATCTAGTAATCAGTTGTACAGAAAAGAATATCTCTCCTCCGACGGTTATTTTTACAATTACCGCCTGTGGATCAGCAAAAACACTCCAGTTTATGGAATGGCTGGGTATTCACGTGCCGGATGAATTGAAGGAAGAACTCAAAAAGTCAGACGATATTCTTGAGAAATCGGTAAAGATATGCCTTGATATTGCTTCCGAGCTGACCACATTTTGTATGGAGCGTTCTATTCCTTTCGGCTTCAATATCGAAAGCGTTGCTATTCGCAAAGCCGAGATCGAAGCGTCTATCAGCATAGCAGAGGGCATAGGCCAGATGCTGAAGGATAAAGGTGTTCGTAAAGTGGCGAAAGATTACGAAGCGCAGGTTGTCAAATGA
- a CDS encoding hybrid sensor histidine kinase/response regulator, producing MLALLNNLKIGSLLLGLLLWLGTLAEAQPYVAWVKHYGPENGLAHREVNAIFQDRQGFMWFGTKFGLSRFDGKTFTTFTKDRNGLDFDDIQSISQDADGLLWLMGPYGESRITLFNPLNGTTSSFEEKFKKQLVSRLSTRDQRLVGSPDGYIFFTNRSPGVLASYHPKSGLRYVQLPQYKTLDVVKTTSRNTVWVVADANQLIELTAEGKVVHQFRHAQQEIVPCLGQQNAGVEFFYLTTDGLPNKTNFTLYCVDESGNQRQMPPFREPFVRKNIYPICYAFDHTGLRWDGTCLRDSTNRTLLDITNQLSGKTLENRSFFRDRNGGMWLGTSFGVYQVNVAKNHFHRLFYDANLTSEKIAAIRGVTVIGNQVYANLEKFGLYTSNLSGGTIKKLVDHLPYDPMVALTTIQPDKLALGAGNQFLEYDLKTGTHRLSALPQTNMLWTICPMQADRWIAGGRPGLWLIQAKTGQVKPFMQYNQFTELAQSHILHIAPDRRGIFWVCSGTGLYTLDPAKGVTARYWSGGKDDFYLPADSYQHVYQDVNEIYWLATANSGLIRWDRQQHQYQQFRRSEGLANNNIYAVYADQRGKLWLSSDYGIMQFDPVRLTTRTYFVQDGITHNEFNRIAHFQDKAGRLYFGGLNGITFFDPQNFDAEKPPVPLPIRLVSFRQLDNSRNQLIDKTEELVNTNRIVIPPGDQTAVLDFALLNFTDAEKNVYAYQFNGLDNTWTQQTESSLRLGNLPYGTHTLLIKGQAANGQWSANTLRIEVEVQRPVYLQVWFIVLSILLLLAGIWAWLKWRIWNHQQEQLRLQSEIKQATAQIEEDKQLIEQQAYTLLQLDETKSRFFANISHEFRTPLTVILGMASEIKRYKTDELIQRSHRVADLIERNGSNLLRLINQILDLSKLEAGEMHLQPIRADIVSFTRYIAESFHTMGALKAIQVHFQTDAQSLEIDFDKDKLQDILSNLLTNAIKFTPSDGHVYLKLTTQETNDSLTSRGYYEAIAPIRQLGESWLSICVRDTGPGIDTDNLPRIFDRFFQQSTDAVANQPVAELGGTGIGLSLVRELVMLMQGGLAVRSLPGQGAEFVIQLRQTHQAPLASVSVAKTITTSSDRLDVVDSLEEGADDKPLLLLVEDNEDVATYIISCIETDYRISRANNGQAGIDLAIDKIPDLILSDVMMPQKDGFQVCDTLKNDARTSHIPIVLLTARASFSDRVAGLRRGADAYLTKPFQREELTVVLSNLLQSRRVLQRHYSQLVLQPTPPERPAPDGEESLEDQFLRRLRSLLEPQFGECLFLY from the coding sequence TTGCTGGCATTATTGAATAACCTGAAAATTGGTAGTCTTCTTCTGGGCTTACTTCTTTGGCTAGGTACACTGGCCGAAGCGCAGCCCTATGTGGCCTGGGTGAAACACTATGGGCCGGAGAATGGCTTAGCGCACCGAGAGGTAAATGCCATTTTTCAGGACCGGCAAGGGTTTATGTGGTTCGGTACCAAGTTTGGCTTGAGCCGCTTCGACGGAAAAACGTTTACTACCTTCACAAAAGATCGTAACGGGCTGGATTTTGACGATATACAGTCTATTAGTCAGGATGCCGATGGATTGTTATGGCTCATGGGCCCATATGGTGAATCGAGAATAACGCTGTTTAATCCGTTGAATGGTACGACTAGTTCATTCGAGGAGAAATTCAAAAAACAGCTAGTTTCCCGATTGTCAACCCGTGATCAACGCCTGGTCGGCAGCCCGGATGGATATATTTTTTTTACAAACCGGTCTCCAGGGGTATTAGCTTCCTATCATCCCAAATCCGGGCTGCGTTATGTTCAACTACCGCAGTATAAAACACTCGACGTAGTCAAGACAACATCCCGAAATACGGTTTGGGTAGTTGCCGATGCGAACCAGTTAATCGAACTAACAGCGGAGGGTAAGGTAGTACATCAGTTCCGGCATGCACAACAGGAAATTGTACCCTGTTTGGGACAACAGAACGCGGGTGTTGAGTTTTTCTACCTAACTACTGACGGGCTACCGAACAAGACAAATTTTACGTTGTATTGCGTCGATGAGTCTGGTAATCAGCGTCAGATGCCGCCTTTCCGTGAGCCATTCGTACGGAAAAATATTTACCCGATCTGCTACGCTTTTGATCATACCGGACTCCGGTGGGATGGAACCTGCCTGCGCGATTCAACCAATCGAACCCTGCTTGACATAACCAATCAGCTATCGGGTAAAACGCTTGAGAATCGGAGTTTTTTTCGGGATCGTAACGGCGGAATGTGGCTAGGCACCAGCTTTGGGGTGTACCAGGTCAACGTCGCAAAAAATCATTTTCACCGATTATTTTATGATGCCAACCTCACCAGCGAAAAAATAGCTGCGATTCGTGGGGTTACCGTAATCGGGAATCAGGTTTACGCTAATCTTGAGAAATTCGGTCTTTACACGAGTAATCTGTCAGGTGGTACCATCAAAAAGTTAGTTGATCATTTACCCTATGATCCGATGGTGGCGCTGACCACGATCCAACCCGATAAGCTCGCGCTGGGTGCCGGAAACCAATTTCTGGAATATGATCTCAAAACGGGTACGCATAGGCTCTCGGCACTGCCGCAGACGAACATGCTCTGGACGATCTGTCCGATGCAGGCCGATCGATGGATAGCCGGTGGCCGTCCTGGGCTTTGGCTGATCCAGGCTAAAACTGGGCAGGTAAAGCCATTTATGCAGTATAATCAGTTTACTGAACTTGCTCAGTCGCATATACTCCATATCGCTCCCGATCGTCGGGGTATCTTTTGGGTTTGTTCAGGAACTGGCTTATACACGCTTGACCCAGCCAAAGGAGTTACGGCTCGTTACTGGAGTGGCGGGAAAGACGATTTTTACCTGCCTGCCGACAGTTATCAGCATGTTTATCAGGATGTAAACGAGATTTATTGGCTAGCCACGGCTAACTCAGGTCTGATTCGCTGGGATCGACAACAGCATCAGTACCAGCAATTCCGACGTAGTGAAGGGCTAGCCAATAACAATATCTATGCTGTCTATGCCGATCAAAGAGGAAAATTATGGCTCAGTAGCGACTACGGAATTATGCAATTTGATCCGGTTCGCCTGACCACCCGAACCTATTTTGTGCAGGACGGCATCACCCACAATGAATTCAATCGGATTGCCCATTTTCAGGACAAAGCTGGTCGGCTTTATTTCGGAGGACTAAATGGCATTACCTTCTTTGATCCTCAGAATTTTGATGCCGAAAAACCACCCGTTCCACTGCCTATTCGCCTGGTATCGTTCAGGCAACTCGATAATTCGCGCAATCAACTGATCGATAAAACAGAAGAACTCGTAAACACCAACCGGATTGTTATTCCACCCGGCGATCAGACGGCAGTGCTTGATTTTGCCCTGCTAAATTTCACAGATGCCGAAAAGAATGTATATGCCTACCAATTCAACGGTCTCGACAACACATGGACTCAGCAAACAGAGTCCTCGTTGCGGCTGGGCAATTTACCCTACGGCACCCATACGCTTTTGATCAAGGGGCAGGCAGCCAACGGGCAATGGTCGGCCAATACGCTACGGATCGAAGTAGAGGTACAACGACCCGTTTACCTGCAAGTCTGGTTCATCGTTTTGTCGATTCTGTTGCTACTAGCTGGCATCTGGGCTTGGCTGAAGTGGCGTATCTGGAATCATCAGCAGGAACAGCTTCGGCTGCAAAGCGAGATTAAACAGGCTACGGCCCAAATTGAAGAAGATAAGCAATTGATTGAACAACAGGCATATACGCTTCTTCAGCTCGATGAGACCAAATCGCGCTTTTTTGCCAATATTTCCCACGAATTTCGGACGCCTTTAACGGTTATTCTGGGTATGGCCTCGGAGATAAAACGGTATAAAACAGACGAGCTTATACAACGAAGTCATCGGGTTGCGGACCTCATCGAACGTAACGGTAGCAACCTATTACGACTAATCAACCAGATTCTGGATCTTTCCAAACTCGAAGCGGGCGAAATGCATCTGCAACCCATTCGGGCCGACATCGTTAGCTTTACCCGTTACATCGCTGAGTCGTTTCACACGATGGGTGCGCTTAAGGCTATTCAGGTGCATTTCCAGACAGATGCTCAAAGCTTGGAAATTGATTTTGACAAAGACAAGCTCCAGGATATTCTGTCCAATCTACTAACGAACGCCATCAAATTTACGCCCTCAGATGGTCACGTTTATCTGAAATTAACGACGCAGGAAACGAATGATTCGCTCACTAGTAGAGGCTATTACGAAGCAATTGCGCCAATCCGGCAACTGGGTGAATCCTGGCTCTCCATCTGCGTGCGTGATACCGGGCCAGGCATCGACACAGATAACCTTCCACGGATTTTCGATCGATTTTTTCAGCAGTCGACCGACGCGGTGGCGAACCAGCCAGTTGCTGAACTTGGCGGAACGGGCATTGGCCTTTCGTTGGTGCGTGAACTGGTGATGCTCATGCAGGGCGGACTGGCGGTGCGCAGTTTACCTGGTCAGGGAGCGGAGTTTGTTATTCAGTTGCGTCAGACTCATCAGGCTCCTCTGGCGTCGGTATCCGTAGCCAAGACCATTACTACTAGTTCCGACAGGCTTGATGTGGTCGATTCGCTGGAAGAGGGAGCTGATGATAAACCACTTCTGTTGCTGGTAGAAGACAATGAGGACGTAGCGACCTATATTATCTCCTGTATTGAGACGGACTACCGAATTAGTCGGGCCAATAATGGTCAGGCGGGTATCGATCTAGCGATCGACAAAATACCCGATCTGATTCTGAGTGATGTGATGATGCCCCAGAAAGATGGGTTTCAAGTCTGTGATACGCTGAAAAATGATGCTCGGACCAGCCACATACCCATTGTTCTGCTCACCGCCCGTGCTTCCTTTAGCGACCGGGTTGCTGGCCTCCGACGGGGTGCCGATGCCTATTTGACCAAACCCTTTCAGCGGGAAGAACTAACCGTAGTGCTCAGCAATCTGCTCCAGTCCCGGCGCGTTCTGCAACGTCACTACAGTCAGCTGGTACTGCAACCCACACCGCCCGAACGGCCTGCTCCCGACGGCGAAGAATCGTTGGAAGATCAGTTTCTGCGCAGGTTGCGGTCGTTGCTGGAGCCACAGTTCGGAGAATGCCTATTTCTCTATTGA
- a CDS encoding helix-turn-helix domain-containing protein, producing the protein MSRSTLHRKLVALTGMPIVRYVRMLRLGKAKELLTSTELNISEVAYAVGFDDPKYFSRQFSDEFGVSPANFRHLG; encoded by the coding sequence ATGAGTCGTTCGACCCTTCATCGGAAGTTGGTTGCCTTAACAGGAATGCCGATTGTTCGCTATGTTCGGATGCTTCGATTGGGCAAAGCGAAAGAGTTACTGACCTCTACCGAGCTAAACATTTCGGAAGTGGCTTACGCTGTTGGTTTCGATGATCCGAAGTACTTCAGCAGGCAGTTTTCGGATGAATTTGGCGTTTCTCCGGCCAATTTCCGGCATTTGGGATAA